The following proteins are encoded in a genomic region of Leifsonia psychrotolerans:
- a CDS encoding acetyl-CoA C-acetyltransferase, giving the protein MTEAVIVSVARSPIGRAYKGSLASMRADDLAAQMVRAALDQVPALDAATIDDLMMGCAQPAGEQGYNIARIVALQLGLDTVPGTTVQRYCSSSLQTTRMAFHAIKSGEGEAFISAGVETVSRFGSGKSDGMPDTKNPSYAAAMQRTLDRAAAAGSTWSDPREAGELPDIYIAMGETAENVAQVRGVSRAAQDEWAVISQNRAEAAAARGFWVQDITPVTLADGTRVATDDGPRAGVTLEKVSSLQPVFREGGTVTAANCCPVNDGAAALVIMSDRKAKDLGLTPLARIVSTGVSALSPEIMGLGPVQAVQRALANAKMSIGDIDIMELNEAFAAQVLPSIDDIGMSADRVNVNGGAIALGHPFGMTGARMTATAIHALQERDEQFALETMCVAGGQGMAMVLERLS; this is encoded by the coding sequence ATGACCGAAGCCGTCATCGTTTCCGTTGCTCGCTCGCCGATCGGGCGCGCCTACAAAGGATCGCTCGCAAGCATGCGCGCCGACGACCTCGCCGCGCAGATGGTGCGGGCCGCGCTCGACCAGGTGCCCGCTCTGGACGCCGCCACCATCGACGACCTCATGATGGGCTGTGCCCAGCCTGCCGGTGAGCAGGGGTACAACATCGCCCGCATCGTCGCCCTGCAACTCGGCCTCGACACGGTGCCGGGCACGACCGTGCAGCGGTACTGCTCGTCGTCGCTGCAGACCACTCGAATGGCTTTCCACGCCATCAAGAGTGGCGAGGGCGAGGCATTCATCTCGGCCGGCGTCGAGACGGTGTCGCGCTTTGGCTCCGGCAAGTCCGACGGCATGCCCGACACGAAGAACCCGAGCTACGCCGCAGCGATGCAGCGCACTCTGGACCGTGCGGCCGCAGCCGGATCGACCTGGAGCGATCCGCGCGAGGCGGGCGAGCTGCCCGACATCTACATCGCCATGGGCGAGACCGCCGAGAATGTGGCCCAGGTGCGCGGTGTCTCGCGTGCCGCACAGGACGAATGGGCTGTCATTAGCCAGAACCGGGCCGAGGCAGCCGCGGCCCGTGGCTTCTGGGTGCAAGACATCACCCCGGTGACCCTGGCTGATGGCACGCGCGTAGCGACCGACGACGGCCCGCGCGCGGGCGTGACGCTTGAAAAGGTGTCGTCGTTGCAGCCGGTGTTCCGGGAGGGCGGGACGGTCACGGCCGCCAACTGCTGCCCGGTGAACGACGGCGCCGCAGCCCTGGTGATCATGAGCGACCGCAAAGCGAAGGACCTCGGTCTCACCCCGCTCGCGCGCATTGTCTCGACCGGCGTCTCGGCGCTCAGCCCCGAAATCATGGGCCTCGGCCCGGTGCAGGCGGTCCAGCGAGCGCTTGCGAATGCGAAGATGTCGATCGGCGACATCGACATCATGGAGTTGAACGAGGCGTTCGCGGCCCAGGTGCTGCCGTCGATCGACGATATCGGGATGAGCGCCGACCGTGTGAACGTAAACGGCGGCGCAATCGCGCTGGGCCACCCGTTCGGTATGACCGGTGCACGGATGACCGCAACCGCCATTCACGCTCTGCAGGAGCGCGACGAGCAGTTCGCGCTCGAGACCATGTGCGTGGCCGGTGGTCAGGGCATGGCGATGGTGCTCGAACGCTTGAGCTAG
- a CDS encoding SDR family oxidoreductase, translated as MSVSIDLSGKVVMVTGGGRGVGRGIVSRFLEAGATIEICGRTEPEDLPEGVTFRALDVRDPERIEEWVADVLARHSRIDIVVNNAGGSPFGRYEAGSPRYLRAVTDLNFLSAAFLCRAAYPALRESRGSIVNITSISARRPSPGTAIYGAAKAALESLTTSLATEWAPHVRVNAVSCGLVATEAARSHYGDAEQYARVAATIPRGQLAEPTEIGDACLMLVSPLAAHITGAILPVDGGGEWPAFLAHTPNADAILRATTIEGVTP; from the coding sequence ATGTCCGTGTCAATTGACCTGTCAGGCAAGGTAGTCATGGTGACCGGCGGTGGTCGAGGCGTGGGTCGGGGAATTGTTTCTCGATTCCTCGAGGCCGGCGCGACGATCGAGATCTGCGGGCGCACTGAGCCCGAGGATCTGCCCGAGGGGGTCACCTTCCGCGCGCTTGACGTGCGTGATCCGGAACGAATTGAGGAGTGGGTCGCCGACGTGCTCGCGCGCCACTCGCGCATCGACATCGTCGTGAACAATGCCGGCGGATCCCCGTTCGGCCGCTACGAGGCTGGCTCACCGCGCTATCTGCGCGCCGTCACCGACCTGAACTTCCTGTCGGCGGCATTCCTGTGCCGCGCCGCGTACCCGGCCCTGCGCGAGTCGCGCGGATCCATCGTGAACATCACCTCGATCAGCGCGCGCCGGCCGAGCCCGGGAACCGCGATCTATGGTGCCGCGAAGGCAGCGCTCGAGAGCCTCACGACCAGCCTCGCCACTGAGTGGGCACCGCATGTGCGTGTGAACGCCGTGAGCTGCGGCCTCGTCGCGACCGAGGCTGCGCGGTCGCACTATGGCGACGCCGAGCAATATGCCCGCGTCGCGGCGACCATTCCCCGTGGCCAGCTCGCCGAACCGACCGAAATCGGGGATGCCTGCCTCATGCTCGTCTCGCCGCTCGCGGCCCACATCACCGGGGCCATCCTGCCGGTCGATGGCGGCGGCGAGTGGCCCGCATTTCTCGCACACACACCCAACGCTGACGCGATCCTTCGCGCCACCACTATAGAAGGAGTCACCCCATGA